A section of the Serratia liquefaciens ATCC 27592 genome encodes:
- the cytR gene encoding DNA-binding transcriptional regulator CytR: MEHKKELSMATMKDVAEMAGVSTATVSRALMNPEKVSTPTRQKVEQAVLAVGYSPHALSRNIKRNESRTILVIVPDICDPFFADVIQGIEQTAAQQGYLVLIGDCAQQNQQERTFVNLIITKQIDGMLLLGSNLPFDASKEEQRNLPPMVMANEFAPELELPTVHIDNLTAAFEAVHYLHQLGHKQIACVAGPEQMPLSHYRLQGYIQALRRNGISVESSYITRGDFTYEAGAQALAALMAQPKPPTAVFCHSDVMAIGVLSQAKKMGLRVPQDLSIVGFDDIKLAQYCDPPLTTVAQPRYQIGQQAMLLLLEQLHGQNVASGSRLLDSELIIRGSTAAPKR; the protein is encoded by the coding sequence TTGGAACACAAGAAAGAATTATCCATGGCAACCATGAAAGACGTTGCCGAAATGGCGGGCGTTTCAACGGCAACCGTGTCGCGTGCGTTGATGAATCCGGAAAAGGTGTCAACGCCGACGCGTCAGAAAGTGGAACAGGCCGTGCTGGCCGTAGGCTATTCTCCTCATGCCCTCTCCCGTAATATCAAACGCAACGAATCCCGCACCATCCTGGTGATCGTCCCCGATATTTGCGATCCCTTTTTCGCCGATGTGATCCAGGGGATCGAGCAAACTGCGGCACAACAGGGTTATCTGGTGCTGATTGGCGACTGCGCGCAACAAAACCAACAGGAACGCACCTTCGTCAATTTGATTATCACCAAGCAAATCGATGGCATGCTGCTGCTCGGCTCCAACCTGCCGTTCGACGCCAGCAAGGAAGAACAACGCAATCTGCCGCCGATGGTGATGGCCAACGAGTTTGCCCCGGAGCTGGAACTGCCGACGGTACACATCGATAACCTGACCGCCGCCTTCGAGGCCGTGCATTATTTACATCAGCTCGGACACAAGCAAATCGCCTGTGTCGCCGGGCCTGAACAGATGCCGTTGAGCCATTATCGGCTGCAAGGTTACATTCAAGCGCTACGTCGTAATGGCATTAGCGTCGAAAGCAGCTATATTACCCGAGGTGATTTCACCTACGAAGCTGGCGCGCAGGCGCTGGCGGCGCTAATGGCGCAACCAAAACCACCGACGGCAGTCTTCTGCCATAGCGACGTAATGGCGATTGGCGTGCTGTCGCAGGCGAAAAAAATGGGGCTGCGGGTACCGCAGGACCTCTCCATCGTTGGCTTTGACGACATTAAACTGGCGCAGTATTGCGATCCGCCGTTAACCACGGTGGCTCAACCGCGCTACCAGATTGGCCAGCAGGCAATGCTGTTGCTGTTGGAGCAGCTGCACGGACAGAACGTGGCCAGCGGCTCCCGGCTTTTGGACAGTGAATTGATTATCAGAGGCAGCACGGCTGCCCCTAAACGCTAG
- the ftsN gene encoding cell division protein FtsN: protein MAQKDYVSRGRAAGAKRKTPSRKKRSSPKVSKTVLALAVALLVIFVGGLYFITHNKPDDVPLLPAHTNRPGNGLPPKPEERWRYIKELENRQIGVQTPTEPTAGGEANSKTQLTAEQRQLLDQMQADMQQRPTQLNEVPYNDPSQAAARNNRQQQQQMQQQPIQQQQVQQQPQVTQPRNPFNNGATTQPVQQQPKPQPKPQPVTPPPAQVKHPEPKPQPKPEVKQETAKQETETKPESKQKWMVQCGSFRATDQAESVRARLAFEGIESRITAGGGWNRVVLGPYSSRAAADKTLSRLKGVGMSSCIPLSVGG from the coding sequence GTGGCACAAAAAGACTATGTAAGCCGTGGGCGCGCAGCAGGAGCTAAGCGAAAAACCCCCAGCCGTAAAAAACGCAGTTCTCCGAAGGTCTCCAAAACCGTGTTGGCGCTGGCCGTCGCACTTCTGGTGATATTTGTCGGTGGCCTCTATTTCATTACGCACAACAAGCCGGATGACGTGCCGCTGCTGCCTGCGCACACCAATCGTCCGGGCAATGGCCTACCGCCGAAGCCGGAAGAACGTTGGCGTTATATCAAAGAGCTGGAGAATCGCCAGATTGGCGTACAAACCCCGACCGAACCGACGGCTGGCGGCGAAGCCAACTCCAAGACTCAGCTGACCGCCGAGCAGCGCCAACTGCTGGATCAAATGCAGGCGGATATGCAACAGCGCCCGACGCAGCTCAATGAAGTGCCGTATAACGACCCTTCACAAGCCGCTGCGCGTAACAACCGCCAGCAGCAACAGCAGATGCAACAGCAGCCAATCCAGCAGCAACAGGTCCAACAGCAGCCGCAGGTGACTCAGCCGCGTAATCCATTTAACAACGGTGCGACGACACAGCCGGTGCAGCAACAGCCTAAGCCGCAACCCAAACCGCAGCCGGTCACACCGCCGCCTGCGCAGGTTAAGCATCCTGAGCCAAAACCGCAGCCGAAACCGGAAGTGAAACAGGAAACGGCCAAGCAGGAAACGGAAACCAAGCCAGAATCGAAGCAGAAGTGGATGGTACAGTGCGGCTCGTTCCGCGCCACCGATCAGGCAGAATCCGTACGTGCGCGCCTGGCGTTTGAAGGCATCGAAAGCCGTATCACCGCCGGCGGAGGCTGGAATCGCGTGGTTCTTGGCCCATACAGCAGCCGGGCTGCTGCGGACAAAACCCTGTCGCGCCTGAAGGGCGTAGGCATGTCAAGTTGCATTCCCCTCTCCGTTGGGGGTTGA
- the hslV gene encoding ATP-dependent protease subunit HslV yields MTTIVSVRRNGQVVIGGDGQATLGNTVMKGNVKKVRRLYNDKVIAGFAGGTADAFTLFELFERKLEMHQGHLVKAAVELAKDWRTDRMLRKLEALLAVADENSSLIITGNGDVIQPENDLIAIGSGGPYAQAAARAMLENTELSAREIVDKSLNIAGDICIYTNHFHTIEELPSKA; encoded by the coding sequence GTGACAACAATTGTAAGCGTACGCCGCAACGGCCAGGTAGTGATCGGTGGCGATGGCCAGGCCACCTTGGGCAATACGGTAATGAAGGGCAACGTCAAGAAAGTACGTCGCCTGTATAACGATAAAGTGATTGCCGGTTTTGCCGGTGGCACCGCGGATGCCTTCACGCTATTTGAGCTGTTCGAGCGCAAGCTGGAAATGCACCAGGGTCACCTGGTGAAAGCAGCCGTTGAATTGGCGAAAGACTGGCGTACCGACCGCATGCTGCGCAAGCTCGAAGCGCTGCTGGCCGTCGCGGATGAAAACTCATCGCTGATCATCACCGGTAACGGTGACGTGATCCAGCCTGAAAACGATTTGATTGCGATTGGCTCCGGCGGTCCGTACGCCCAGGCAGCCGCTCGTGCGATGTTGGAAAATACCGAGCTGAGCGCCCGCGAAATTGTTGATAAATCCCTCAACATCGCCGGTGACATCTGTATTTACACCAACCATTTCCACACCATTGAAGAATTGCCTTCCAAAGCGTAA
- the hslU gene encoding HslU--HslV peptidase ATPase subunit, which yields MSEMTPREIVSELDSYIIGQNKAKRAVAIALRNRWRRMQLNEMLRHEVTPKNILMIGPTGVGKTEIARRLAKLANAPFIKVEATKFTEVGYVGKEVDSIIRDLTDAAIKMVRLQSIDKNRTRAEELAEERILDVLIPPAKNNWGQAEEHQEPSAARQAFRKKLREGQLDDKEIEIDLAAAPMGVEIMAPPGMEEMTNQLQSMFQNLGGQKQKPRKLKIKEAFKLLVEEEAAKLVNPEELKEQAIEAVEQHGIVFIDEIDKICKRGGQSSGPDVSREGVQRDLLPLVEGCTVSTKHGMVKTDHILFIASGAFQTASPSDLIPELQGRLPIRVELQALTTEDFERILTEPSASLTEQYKALMGTEGVNIDFTADGIRRIAEAAWQVNESTENIGARRLHTVLERLMEDISYDASEINGQSITIDADYVRNHLDELVADEDLSRFIL from the coding sequence ATGTCTGAAATGACCCCGCGCGAGATCGTCAGCGAACTGGACAGCTACATTATTGGCCAGAACAAAGCCAAACGTGCCGTTGCCATCGCCCTGCGTAACCGCTGGCGCCGGATGCAGCTCAACGAGATGTTGCGCCATGAAGTCACGCCAAAGAACATTCTGATGATCGGCCCGACCGGCGTCGGTAAAACCGAAATCGCCCGCCGTCTGGCGAAGCTGGCCAACGCGCCGTTCATCAAGGTTGAAGCCACCAAGTTCACCGAAGTGGGCTACGTCGGTAAAGAAGTGGATTCCATCATCCGCGATCTGACCGATGCCGCGATCAAAATGGTGCGCCTGCAGTCAATCGACAAGAACCGCACCCGCGCCGAAGAGCTGGCCGAAGAGCGTATCCTCGATGTGCTGATCCCGCCGGCCAAGAACAACTGGGGCCAGGCGGAAGAGCATCAAGAGCCTTCTGCTGCACGTCAGGCATTCCGCAAGAAACTGCGTGAAGGCCAGTTGGACGATAAAGAAATCGAGATCGATCTGGCTGCCGCGCCGATGGGCGTGGAGATCATGGCTCCTCCGGGCATGGAAGAGATGACCAACCAGCTGCAGTCGATGTTCCAGAACCTCGGCGGCCAAAAGCAGAAACCACGCAAGCTGAAGATTAAAGAAGCCTTCAAACTGCTGGTGGAAGAAGAAGCGGCCAAACTGGTGAACCCGGAAGAGCTGAAAGAACAGGCGATTGAAGCGGTTGAACAGCACGGCATCGTGTTTATCGACGAGATCGACAAAATCTGTAAGCGCGGTGGCCAGAGCTCCGGCCCGGACGTGTCACGTGAAGGCGTGCAGCGCGATCTGCTGCCGCTGGTGGAAGGCTGTACCGTCTCCACCAAGCACGGCATGGTGAAAACCGATCACATTCTGTTTATCGCCTCCGGCGCATTCCAGACCGCCAGCCCGTCAGATTTGATCCCGGAACTGCAGGGCCGCCTGCCGATCCGCGTTGAATTGCAGGCGCTGACCACCGAAGATTTCGAGCGCATCCTGACCGAGCCAAGCGCGTCGCTGACCGAGCAGTACAAAGCGCTGATGGGCACGGAAGGCGTCAATATCGACTTCACCGCCGATGGCATCCGCCGCATCGCAGAAGCCGCATGGCAGGTTAACGAAAGCACCGAAAACATCGGCGCGCGTCGTTTGCACACCGTGCTTGAGCGTCTGATGGAAGATATTTCCTATGATGCGAGTGAAATTAATGGTCAATCCATTACAATTGATGCGGATTACGTACGTAATCATCTGGATGAACTGGTAGCGGATGAAGATTTGAGTCGTTTTATCCTATAA
- a CDS encoding 1,4-dihydroxy-2-naphthoate polyprenyltransferase: MSSSTTTSPARAWLESLRPRTLPLAFASIVVGSAIAAWQGSLKPGVALLALLTAGLLQILSNLANDYGDAVKGSDKEDRIGPLRGMQKGMITQAQMKRALVVTVVLIAIAGCSLIAVACEQPSDVVGFLVLGGLSIVAAITYTVGTKPYGYLGLGDISVLVFFGWLSVAGTYYLQTHAFDSIVMLPATACGLLATAVLNINNLRDIESDRANGKNTLAVRLGPQNARYYHVALLIGAVACFALFTLLNLHSPWGWLFVLAIPLLVRHGLRVLRDPTPAGMRPMLEHMVKAALLANVLFAIGVVLS; encoded by the coding sequence ATGAGCTCATCAACTACCACCTCCCCGGCCAGAGCCTGGCTTGAAAGTTTACGACCGCGCACCCTGCCGCTGGCCTTTGCCTCGATCGTCGTCGGTTCCGCCATTGCCGCCTGGCAAGGCAGCCTGAAACCCGGCGTGGCGCTGCTGGCACTCCTGACTGCTGGCCTGCTGCAAATCCTCTCCAACCTGGCGAACGACTATGGCGATGCGGTAAAAGGCAGCGATAAAGAAGATCGCATCGGGCCGTTGCGCGGCATGCAGAAAGGCATGATCACCCAGGCACAAATGAAGCGCGCGCTGGTGGTGACGGTAGTATTGATCGCGATTGCCGGCTGTTCATTGATCGCCGTGGCCTGCGAACAACCCAGCGACGTGGTGGGCTTCCTGGTGCTGGGCGGGCTGTCTATCGTCGCCGCCATTACCTATACCGTCGGCACCAAACCCTATGGCTATCTGGGGCTGGGCGATATTTCGGTGCTGGTGTTCTTCGGCTGGCTGAGCGTAGCGGGCACCTACTACCTGCAAACCCATGCGTTCGACAGTATCGTGATGTTGCCGGCCACGGCCTGCGGCCTGCTGGCCACCGCGGTGCTGAACATCAATAATTTGCGCGATATCGAAAGCGACCGCGCCAACGGCAAAAATACGCTGGCAGTACGCCTTGGGCCACAGAATGCACGCTATTACCACGTGGCGCTGCTGATCGGCGCAGTAGCCTGCTTCGCGCTGTTCACGCTGCTTAACCTGCATAGTCCGTGGGGCTGGCTGTTTGTCCTGGCTATCCCGTTACTGGTGCGCCACGGCCTGCGCGTGTTACGCGATCCAACGCCGGCAGGCATGCGCCCGATGCTGGAACATATGGTCAAAGCGGCGCTGTTGGCCAATGTGTTGTTCGCGATTGGCGTGGTGCTCAGTTAG
- the rraA gene encoding ribonuclease E activity regulator RraA: MKYDTSELCDIYHEEVNVVEPLFSNFGGRTSFGGQITTVKCFEDNGLLFELLEENGRGRVLVIDGGGSVRRALINAELARLATQNEWEGIVVYGAVRQVDDLEELDIGIQAMAAIPVGAASESIGESDIRVNFGGVTFFSGDHLYADNTGIILSEDPLDIE, from the coding sequence ATGAAATACGATACTTCCGAACTTTGCGACATCTATCATGAAGAGGTAAACGTTGTTGAACCTCTATTCTCCAATTTTGGCGGGCGTACTTCATTTGGCGGGCAAATCACTACGGTGAAATGCTTTGAGGATAACGGCCTGTTATTCGAGCTGCTTGAAGAAAACGGTCGCGGCCGTGTTCTGGTGATTGATGGCGGTGGTTCGGTTCGCCGTGCCCTGATCAACGCAGAACTGGCGCGCTTGGCTACCCAGAACGAATGGGAAGGCATCGTGGTTTACGGTGCGGTACGCCAGGTGGACGATCTGGAAGAACTGGACATCGGCATTCAGGCGATGGCGGCCATTCCGGTCGGCGCAGCCAGTGAAAGCATCGGCGAAAGCGACATCCGCGTAAACTTTGGCGGCGTGACCTTCTTCTCCGGCGATCATCTGTATGCCGACAACACCGGTATTATTCTGTCCGAAGACCCGCTCGATATAGAGTAA
- the zapB gene encoding septal ring assembly protein ZapB — protein sequence MSFEVFEKLESKVQQAIDTITLLQMEIEELKEKNNTLSQEVQAASGNQESLVRENQQLKEEQHVWQDRLRALLGKMEEV from the coding sequence ATGTCATTTGAAGTATTTGAGAAATTGGAATCAAAAGTTCAGCAGGCGATCGATACCATCACCCTGCTGCAGATGGAAATTGAAGAGCTGAAAGAAAAAAACAATACTCTGTCTCAGGAAGTTCAGGCTGCCTCCGGCAACCAGGAATCGCTGGTACGCGAGAACCAGCAACTGAAAGAAGAGCAGCACGTATGGCAAGACCGCCTGCGCGCGCTGTTGGGCAAAATGGAAGAAGTCTGA
- a CDS encoding MIP/aquaporin family protein, whose translation MSQTTSPTLKGQCIAEFLGTGLLIFFGVGCVAALKLAGASFGQWEISIIWGLGVAMAIYLTAAISGAHLNPAVTIALWLFACFDGRKVLPYIVAQIAGAFCAAALVYGLYYNLFFDFEAANHMVRGSDESLALAGIFSTYPNAHISVGQAFLVETVITAILMCLILALTDDGNGIPRGPLAPLLIGILIAVIGASMGPLTGFALNPARDFGPKMFAYLAGWGKVAFTGARDIPYFLVPIFGPIIGACLGAFGYRMLIGRNLPCDVCVDEEQPAAKAQQRKA comes from the coding sequence ATGAGCCAAACCACCAGTCCGACCCTAAAAGGCCAGTGCATCGCTGAGTTCCTCGGCACCGGTCTGTTGATCTTTTTTGGCGTAGGCTGCGTTGCCGCGCTGAAACTGGCAGGCGCCAGCTTCGGCCAATGGGAAATCAGTATCATTTGGGGCCTAGGCGTCGCCATGGCCATCTATCTGACCGCTGCCATCTCCGGCGCGCACCTCAACCCGGCCGTGACCATTGCGCTGTGGTTGTTCGCCTGCTTTGACGGACGCAAAGTACTGCCTTACATTGTCGCGCAGATCGCCGGAGCCTTCTGTGCAGCAGCCCTGGTCTACGGGTTGTACTACAACCTGTTCTTCGATTTCGAAGCGGCCAATCATATGGTACGCGGCAGCGACGAAAGCCTGGCCCTGGCCGGCATCTTCTCTACCTACCCGAATGCGCACATTTCCGTTGGCCAGGCGTTCCTGGTTGAAACGGTCATTACCGCAATCCTGATGTGCCTGATCCTGGCACTGACCGATGACGGCAACGGCATCCCGCGCGGCCCGTTGGCCCCGCTGTTGATCGGTATTCTGATTGCCGTGATCGGCGCCTCTATGGGACCATTAACTGGCTTTGCGCTGAACCCGGCGCGTGACTTCGGCCCGAAAATGTTCGCTTATCTGGCCGGCTGGGGCAAAGTGGCCTTCACCGGTGCGCGTGATATTCCGTACTTCCTGGTGCCAATCTTTGGTCCAATCATCGGTGCCTGCCTGGGTGCCTTCGGCTACCGCATGCTCATTGGCCGCAATCTGCCGTGTGACGTTTGTGTAGACGAAGAACAACCCGCCGCCAAGGCCCAGCAGCGTAAAGCGTGA
- the glpK gene encoding glycerol kinase GlpK, with protein MTVEKKYIVALDQGTTSSRAVVLDHDANIVAVSQREFTQIYPKAGWVEHDPMEIWSSQSSTLVEVLAKADINSDQIAGIGITNQRETTIVWEKETGKPIYNAIVWQCRRTADICEKLKRDGLEEYIRHNTGLVVDPYFSGTKVKWILDNVEGARERAKRGELLFGTVDTWLVWKMTQGRVHVTDYTNASRTMMFNIHELDWDDRMLEALDIPRAMLPKVRPSSEVYGQTNIGGKGGTRIPIAGIAGDQQAALYGQLCVQPGMAKNTYGTGCFLLMNTGKEAVRSSHGLLTTIACGPRGEVNYALEGAVFIGGASIQWLRDELKLISDAADSEYFATKVKDSNGVYVVPAFTGLGAPYWDPYARGAIFGLTRGANSNHIIRATLESIAYQTRDVLDAMQADSNTRLQSLRVDGGAVANNFLMQFQSDILGTRVERPEVRESTALGAAFLAGLAIGYWNDLDEVKSKAVIEREFRPSIETTERNFRYSGWKKAVARAQAWEEHD; from the coding sequence ATGACTGTAGAAAAAAAATACATTGTTGCTCTCGACCAGGGTACCACCAGTTCACGTGCCGTAGTGCTCGACCACGATGCCAACATTGTTGCGGTATCCCAGCGCGAGTTCACGCAGATTTACCCAAAAGCCGGCTGGGTTGAGCATGATCCTATGGAGATCTGGTCATCACAGAGCTCCACGCTGGTGGAAGTGCTGGCGAAAGCCGATATCAATTCCGATCAGATCGCCGGTATCGGCATCACCAACCAGCGTGAAACCACCATCGTCTGGGAAAAAGAGACCGGCAAACCAATTTACAACGCCATCGTCTGGCAATGCCGCCGCACCGCCGACATCTGCGAAAAGCTCAAGCGTGACGGCCTGGAAGAATACATCCGTCACAACACCGGCCTGGTGGTTGACCCGTACTTCTCCGGCACCAAGGTAAAATGGATCCTCGACAACGTTGAAGGCGCCCGCGAACGCGCCAAACGCGGCGAGCTGCTGTTCGGTACCGTCGATACCTGGCTGGTGTGGAAAATGACCCAAGGGCGGGTGCATGTGACCGATTACACCAACGCCTCACGTACCATGATGTTCAACATCCATGAGCTGGATTGGGATGACCGCATGCTGGAAGCGCTGGATATCCCACGCGCCATGCTGCCTAAAGTCCGTCCTTCTTCTGAAGTGTATGGCCAGACCAACATCGGTGGTAAAGGCGGTACGCGTATTCCTATCGCCGGTATCGCCGGTGACCAGCAGGCGGCGCTGTACGGCCAGCTGTGCGTTCAACCGGGCATGGCGAAAAACACCTACGGAACCGGCTGCTTCCTGCTGATGAACACCGGTAAAGAAGCGGTACGCTCCAGCCACGGCCTGTTGACCACCATCGCCTGCGGCCCACGCGGCGAAGTGAATTACGCGCTGGAAGGTGCTGTGTTCATCGGCGGTGCTTCTATCCAGTGGTTGCGCGACGAACTGAAACTGATCAGCGATGCGGCCGACTCCGAGTACTTCGCCACCAAGGTGAAAGACAGCAACGGCGTGTATGTGGTCCCGGCCTTCACCGGCCTGGGCGCTCCTTACTGGGACCCGTATGCCCGTGGCGCGATCTTCGGTCTGACCCGCGGCGCGAACAGCAACCACATCATCCGTGCAACGCTGGAATCCATTGCGTATCAGACGCGCGACGTGCTGGATGCCATGCAGGCAGACTCCAATACCCGTCTGCAATCGCTGCGTGTGGACGGTGGCGCGGTCGCCAACAACTTCCTGATGCAGTTCCAGTCAGACATCCTCGGTACCCGTGTCGAGCGCCCTGAAGTGCGTGAATCGACTGCGCTGGGTGCCGCATTCCTGGCGGGCCTGGCTATCGGCTACTGGAATGACCTGGATGAGGTGAAGAGCAAGGCGGTTATCGAACGCGAGTTCCGTCCAAGCATTGAAACCACCGAGCGTAACTTCCGTTACAGCGGCTGGAAAAAAGCGGTTGCCCGCGCACAAGCGTGGGAAGAGCACGACTAA